One Hordeum vulgare subsp. vulgare chromosome 4H, MorexV3_pseudomolecules_assembly, whole genome shotgun sequence DNA window includes the following coding sequences:
- the LOC123451199 gene encoding dirigent protein 1-like: MDCGKLVAFLLLCSAVLRGTTAAYNTCGAASSIIHLHFYMDDFYTGPNPTALRVVSGRSLSPDNGTAPSPRQFGDIVALNDPLTEGPDRGSARVGTAQGFAVRVSEGGVVSDLNLHLFLEAGEYSGSSVVVNGRVDLDLATRESVVVGGTGQFRFARGYMLSRDYEYDLANGGVVELDVYVQVQD; encoded by the coding sequence ATGGACTGTGGCAAGCTCGTGGCCTTTCTGCTCCTCTGCTCTGCCGTCCTCCGCGGCACCACAGCAGCCTACAACACCTGCGGCGCGGCTTCCTCGATCATTCACCTCCACTTCTACATGGACGATTTCTACACCGGCCCGAACCCCACCGCCTTGCGCGTCGTGTCCGGCCGCTCCCTCTCGCCCGACAACGGCACGGCGCCGTCGCCGCGGCAGTTCGGCGACATCGTGGCGCTGAACGATCCGCTGACGGAGGGCCCCGACAGGGGCAGCGCGCGGGTGGGCACGGCGCAGGGGTTCGCCGTGCGGGTGTCGGAGGGCGGCGTCGTGTCGGACCTAAACCTGCACCTCTTCCTGGAGGCCGGCGAGTACAGCGGCAGCTCCGTCGTGGTGAATGGCCGCGTCGACCTGGACTTGGCGACGCGCGAGTCAGTGGTCGTCGGGGGCACCGGCCAGTTCCGTTTCGCGCGGGGTTACATGCTCTCCCGGGATTACGAATACGACCTCGCCAATGGCGGCGTGGTCGAGCTCGATGTCTACGTTCAAGTGCAAGACTAG